The following are encoded in a window of Lates calcarifer isolate ASB-BC8 linkage group LG20, TLL_Latcal_v3, whole genome shotgun sequence genomic DNA:
- the acaca gene encoding acetyl-CoA carboxylase 1 isoform X1, which produces MAQQDGAAAKKNPAVAALHSHFIVGSVSEENSEDEIQGKLDMQLEEKETRSLSPSSGSSDSTYEMGFDHIDGPMHNLRPSMSGLHLVKQGRDRRRIDLQRDFTVASPAEFVTRFGGNKVIEKVLIANNGIAAVKCMRSIRRWAYEMFRNERAIRFVVMVTPEDLKANAEYIKMADHYVPVPGGTNNNNYANVELILDIAKRIPVQAVWAGWGHASENPKLPELLQKHGIAFMGPPSQAMWALGDKIASSIVAQTAGIPTLPWSGTGLTVEWTENNQKKRIINVPHDVYELGCIQDVEDGLKAAEKVGYPLMVKASEGGGGKGIRKVNSADDFPNLFRQVQAEVPGSPIFIMELAKHARHLEVQILADQYGSAISLFGRDCSVQRRHQKIIEEAPATIATSDVFEDMERCAVKLAKMVGYVSAGTVEYLYSQEGSFYFLELNPRLQVEHPCTEMVADVNLPAAQLQIAMGIPLHRIKDIRMLYGVQPWGDSPIDFEGLSTAPSPRGHVIAARITSENPDEGFKPSSGTVQELNFRSNKNVWGYFSVAAAGGLHEFADSQFGHCFSWGENREEAISNMVVALKELSIRGDFRTTVEYLIKLLETESFQHNSIDTGWLDRLISEKMQAERPDTMLGIVSGALHVADVNLRNSVSNFLHSLERGQVLPAHTLLNTVDVELIYEGTKYVLTVTRQSPNSYVVIMNNSSAEVDVHRLSDGGLLLSYDGSSYTTYMKEEVDRYRITIGNKTCVFERENDPSLLRSPSAGKLIQYTVEDGGHVFSGQCYAEIEVMKMVMTLTAAESGCIHYVKRAGAALEPGCVIAKLQLDDPSRVQQAELHTGALPSIQAVALRGEKLHRVFHNTLDHLVHIMNGYCLPEPFFSAKLKEWVERLMKTMRDPSLPLLELQDIMTSVSGRIPPAVEKAIKKEMAQYASNITSVLCQFPSQQIANILDSHAATLNKKSEREVFFMNTQSIVQLVQKYRSGIRGHMKAVVMDLLRQYLKVEIQFQNGHYDKCVFALREENKGDMANVLNYIFSHAQVTKKNLLVTMLIDQLCGRDPTLTDELMAILTELTQLSKTTNAKVALRARQVLIASHLPSYELRHNQVESIFLSAIDMYGHQFCIENLQKLILSETSIFDVLPNFFYHSNQVVRMAALEVYVRRAYIAYELNSVQHRQLKDNTCVVEFQFMLPTSHPNRGNIPTLNRRMSAPILDNAKATDTKLKQAKPQDLKAQDSKSKDDSAEKKNVSELETVDRMSFSSNLNHYGMVHVASVSDVLLDTSFTPPCQRMGAMVAFRSFPEFTRNITDVLSCFSDSPPPSPTFPEGGNPVLYGEEDNKSAQDEPIHILNVAIKTDSDIDDDGLAAMFRDFTQSKKSLLFEHGIRRLTFLVAQKDFRKQVNCEVDQRFHREFPKFFTFRARDKFEEDRIYRHLEPALAFQLELNRMRNFALTAIPCANHKMHLYLGAARVEVGTEVTDYRFFVRAIIRHSDLVTKEASFEYLHNEAERLLLEAMDELEVAFNNTTVRTDCNHIFLNFVPTVIMDPSKIEESVRSMVMRYGSRLWKLRVLQAELKINIRLTPTGKQIPIRLFLTNESGYYLDISLYKEVTDSRTGQVGPKDRQIMFQAYGDKQGPLHGMLINTPYVTKDLLQSKRFQAQSLGTTYVYDFPEMFRQALKKMWHSSQAHAHLPKCPLPSELLTFTELVLDAQGQLVQMNRLPGGNEIGMVAWRMTLRTPEYPAGREIIVISNDITHKIGSFGPQEDVLFLRASEMARESGIPRIYIAANSGARIGLAEEIRHMFHVAWQDPADPYKGFKYLYLTPQDYKKVSALNSVHCEHVEDEGESRYKITDIIGKDEGLGVENLKGSGMIAGESSLAYEEIITMNLVTCRAIGIGAYLVRLGQRTIQVDNSHIILTGAGALNKVLGREVYTSNNQLGGIQIMHNNGVTHSTVCDDFEGVFTLLQWLSYMPKCKSSPVPILSAKDPIDRPVEFVPTKAPYDPRWMLAGRPSQTPKGSWQSGFFDHGSFMEIMQPWAQSVVVGRARLGGIPTGVVAVETRSVELSIPADPANLDSEAKIIQQAGQVWFPDSAFKTAQAIKDMNREGLPLIVFANWRGFSGGMKDMYDQVLKFGAYIVDGLREYKQPVLVYIPPQAELRGGSWVVIDPTINPRHMEMYADKDSRGGVLEPEGTVEIKFRRKDLVKTMRRVDPVYTGLAERLGTPELSPPDRKELETKLKEREEFLLPIYHQVAVQFADLHDTPGRMQEKGVITDILEWQTSRQFFYWRLRRLLLEDTVKRKIQVANSELTDGQIQAMLRRWFVEAEGAVKAYLWDNNEEVVAWLERQLAEEEGARSVIDENIKYIRRDHILKQIRSLVQANPEVAMDSIVHMTQHISPTQRAEVVRILSTMETSAPSS; this is translated from the exons ATGGCACAACAGGATGGTGCTGCTGCCAAGAAGAACCCTGCTGTGGCAGCGTTGCACTCTCACTTTATTGTGGGATCGGTGTCAGAGGAGAACTCAGAAGATGAAATCCAAGGGAAGCTGGACATGCAGCTGGAGGAAAAGGAGACACGCTCTCTGTCACCATCCTCTGGCAGCTCAGACAGCACCTATGAAATGGGCTTCGACCATATTGATGGCCCCATGCACAATCTAAG GCCGAGCATGTCAGGGCTGCACCTGGTGAAGCAAGGCAGAGATCGCCGGCGTATTGATCTGCAGAGGGACTTCACTGTGGCCTCTCCTGCTGAGTTTGTCACCCGTTTCGGTGGCAACAAGGTCATCGAGAAG GTGCTGATTGCCAACAATGGCATTGCAGCTGTCAAATGCATGCGCTCCATCCGCCGCTGGGCCTATGAGATGTTTCGCAATGAAAGGGCAATCCGCTTTGTTGTTATGGTGACGCCAGAGGACCTGAAAGCCAACGCAG AGTACATCAAAATGGCAGATCATTATGTGCCTGTGCCAGGAGGgactaacaacaacaactacgCCAATGTTGAGCTCATTCTGGACATCGCTAAACGCATACCTGTGCAG GCTGTTTGGGCTGGGTGGGGCCATGCTTCAGAGAACCCCAAACTCCCAGAGCTGCTTCAAAAGCATGGCATTGCTTTCATGG GACCACCAAGTCAGGCTATGTGGGCTTTAGGAGACAAGATTGCCTCCTCTATTGTTGCTCAGACAGCTGGCATTCCAACCTTGCCCTGGAGTGGAACAG GCCTCACGGTAGAATGGACAGAGAACAACCAGAAGAAGAGGATCATCAACGTTCCCCATGACGTGTATGAGCTTGGTTGTATCCAGGATGTGGAGGATGGCCTGAAA GCTGCAGAGAAGGTCGGCTACCCTCTAATGGTGAAGGCCtcagagggaggtggaggaaaaggCATCCGTAAAGTCAACTCTGCTGATGATTTCCCTAACCTCTTCAGACAG gtccAAGCAGAAGTTCCAGGATCACCCATTTTCATCATGGAGCTAGCCAAGCATGCCCGCCACTTGGAGGTCCAGATCTTAGCTGATCAGTATGGCAGTGCCATTTCCCTGTTTGGCAGAGACTGTTCTGTGCAGCGACGACACCAGAAAATTATAGAGGAGGCTCCTGCTACCATTGCCACCTCAGATGTGTTTGAAGATATGGAAAGG TGTGCAGTGAAGCTGGCGAAGATGGTGGGGTACGTCAGTGCAGGCACAGTAGAATACCTCTACAGCCAGGAAGGTAGCTTCTACTTCCTGGAGCTCAACCCCCGTCTGCAGGTGGAACACCCCTGTACTGAGATGGTGGCTGATGTCAACTTGCCTGCAGCCCAACTGCAG ATTGCTATGGGCATTCCTCTTCACCGGATCAAAGACATCAGGATGCTTTATGGGGTCCAGCCTTGGGGAGACTCTCCCATTGACTTTGAGGGTCTGTCAACCGCCCCCTCCCCACGAGGCCATGTCATTGCAGCCCGTATCACCAGTGAGAATCCTGATGAG GGTTTCAAGCCAAGCTCCGGAACAGTGCAAGAGCTGAATTTCCGGAGCAATAAGAACGTGTGGGGCTACTTCAGTGTTGCAGCGGCTGGAGGTTTGCATGAGTTTGCTGACTCCCAGTTTGGACACTGCTTCTCTTGGGGAGAAAATCGTGAAGAAGCCATCTC GAACATGGTGGTGGCATTAAAGGAGTTGTCTATCAGAGGAGACTTCAGGACCACAGTTGAATACCTCATTAAGCTGCTGGAGACAGAAAGCTTTCAGCACAACAGCATCGACACAGGCTGGCTGGACAGGCTTATCTCAGAGAAGATGCAG GCTGAGCGCCCGGATACCATGCTGGGAATTGTTAGCGGGGCTCTTCATGTGGCAGATGTGAATCTAAGGAACAGCGTGTCCAATTTCCTGCATTCTCTGGAAAG GGGCCAGGTGctgccagcacacacactacTCAACACTGTAGACGTGGAGCTGATCTATGAAGGTACCAAGTACGTCTTGACAGTGACACGCCAGTCTCCCAACTCCTACGTGGTCATCATGAACAACTCCTCAGCCGAGGTCGATGTTCATCGGCTCAGTGATGGAGGTCTTTTGCTGTCCTATGATGGCAGTAGCTACACTACCTAcatgaaggaggaggtggataG GTATCGCATCACTATTGGGAACAAGACTTGTGTTTTTGAAAGGGAGAATGATCCTTCGCTGCTACGATCACCATCAGCAGGAAAACTCATTCAGTATACAGTTGAGGATGGCGGGCATGTGTTCTCTGGCCAGTGCTATGCTGAGATAGAG GTGATGAAGATGGTAATGACCCTTACAGCTGCAGAGTCTGGTTGTATCCACTATGTGAAGAGGGCTGGAGCAGCACTGGAGCCTGGCTGTGTCATTGCCAAGCTGCAACTGGATGACCCAAGCAGAGTGCAACAG GCAGAGCTACACACAGGGGCCCTGCCTTCTATCCAGGCAGTAGCTCTGAGAGGGGAGAAGCTACACAGAGTCTTCCACAATACACTTGATCACCTTGTTCACATCATGAATGGCTACTGTCTTCCTGAGCCTTTCTTCAGTGCTAAG CTGAAAGAATGGGTGGAAAGGCTGATGAAAACCATGCGGGATCCCTCTTTGCCACTGTTGGAGCTTCAAGACATCATGACCAGTGTGTCAGGTCGCATACCCCCTGCCGTGGAGAAGGCCATCAAGAAGGAGATGGCTCAGTATGCCAGTAACATCACCTCTGTGCTCTGCCAGTTCCCTAGCCAGCAG attgCAAACATCCTGGACAGTCATGCTGCTACTCTTAACAagaagtcagagagagaagtcTTCTTTATGAACACTCAGAGCATTGTTCAGCTGGTGCAGAA ATATCGCAGCGGTATCCGAGGTCACATGAAGGCGGTGGTGATGGACTTGCTCAGACAGTACTTGAAAGTAGAGATCCAGTTTCAGAATG GACACTatgacaaatgtgtgtttgcactgcGTGAGGAAAACAAAGGCGACATGGCCAATGTGCTCAACTACATATTCTCCCATGCCCAAGTCACTAAGAAGAACCTGCTGGTCACAATGCTGATT GACCAGCTGTGTGGCCGTGATcccacactgacagatgaactGATGGCCATCTTGACTGAACTCACCCAGCTCAGCAAGACAACCAATGCCAAGGTGGCACTGCGTGCTCGACAG GTATTGATAGCTTCCCACCTTCCTTCTTATGAGCTACGACACAACCAGGTGGAgtccatcttcctctctgccattGACATGTATGGACACCAATTCTGCATCGAGAACCTGCAg AAACTGATCCTTTCAGAGACATCCATCTTTGATGTTCTGCCCAACTTCTTCTACCACAGTAATCAGGTGGTCAGGATGGCTGCCCTAGAG GTTTACGTACGCAGAGCGTACATCGCCTATGAGCTCAACAGCGTTCAGCATCGACAGTTGAAGGACAACACGTGTGTAGTAGAGTTCCAGTTCATGCTCCCTACCTCGCATCCCAACAG AGGGAACATCCCCACTCTAAACAG GAGAATGTCTGCTCCAATCCTGGACAATGCAAAAGCCACGGACACTAAATTAAAGCAAGCTAAACCCCAGGACCTTAAAGCACAAGATAGTAAATCTAAGGATGATAGCGCTGAGAAGAAAAATGTCTCAGAATTGGAAACTGTGGACAG GATGTCATTCTCATCCAATCTGAACCACTACGGCATGGTGCATGTAGCCAGCGTGAGTGATGTTCTGCTCGACACATCTTTTACACCACCTTGTCAGCGCATGGGAGCCATGGTCGCTTTCCGCTCCTTCCCAGAGTTCACCAG GAACATAACAGACGTGTTGAGCTGCTTCTCTGATTCTCCTCCACCAAGTCCAACCTTCCCAGAGGGAGGTAATCCTGTCTTGTATGGtgaagaggacaacaag AGTGCCCAGGACGAGCCCATCCATATCCTGAATGTGGCCATAAAGACAGACAGCGACATTGATGACGACGGCCTAGCAGCCATGTTCCGGGACTTCACTCAGTCTAAG AAATCCCTGCTGTTTGAACATGGCATCCGAAGGCTGACTTTCCTTGTGGCTCAGAAG GATTTCAGGAAGCAAGTCAACTGTGAGGTGGACCAAAGGTTTCAT AGAGAATTCCCCAAATTTTTCACATTCCGTGCCAGAGATAAG TTTGAGGAGGACAGGATCTACCGTCACCTGGAGCCGGCACTGGCTTTCCAGTTAGAGCTCAACCGCATGCGCAATTTTGCCCTTACTGCGATCCCATGTGCCAACCACAAGATGCACCTGTACCTGGGTGCAGCCCGTGTGGAGGTGGGCACAGAGGTCACAGACTATCGTTTCTTTGTGCGAGCCATTATCCGCCACTCTGATCTGGTTACAAag GAAGCCTCTTTTGAGTACCTTCACAATGAGGCAGAGCGTTTGCTGCTGGAGGCCATGGATGAACTGGAAGTGGCTTTCAACAACACAACTGTGCGAACTGACTGTAATCATATCTTCCTCAACTTTGTCCCTACAGTCATCATGGACCCATCAAAG ATTGAGGAGTCTGTGCGCTCCATGGTCATGCGTTACGGCAGCCGTCTGTGGAAGCTGCGTGTCCTGCAGGCCGAGCTGAAAATTAACATCCGCCTGACTCCAACGGGAAAGCAAATCCCCATCCGCCTCTTTCTTACCAATGAATCAGGCTACTACCTGGACATCAGCCTTTACAAGGAGGTCACTGATTCCCGAACGGGACAGGTGGGGCCCAAAGACCGACAG ATCATGTTCCAAGCATACGGAGACAAGCAGGGTCCGCTGCATGGCATGCTCATCAACACACCCTATGTCACTAAGGACCTGCTGCAGTCTAAGCGCTTCCAGGCACAGTCTCTGGGCACCACCTATGTCTATGACTTTCCAGAAATGTTCAGACAG GCTCTGAAAAAGATGTGGCACTCAAGCCAGGCCCATGCCCACTTACCCAAATGCCCCCTTCCTTCTGAGCTGCTCACCTTCACAGAGCTGGTTCTCGATGCCCAAGGTCAGCTGGTACAGATGAACCGACTGCCAGGCGGCAACgag ATTGGTATGGTGGCTTGGCGGATGACCCTGCGAACTCCAGAGTATCCAGCGGGACGTGAGATCATCGTCATAAGTAATGACATCACACACAAGATAGGCTCGTTTGGGCCTCAGGAGGACGTGTTGTTCCTGCGAGCCTCAGAGATGGCACGAGAGAGCGGCATCCCTCGCATCTACATCGCAGCCAACAGCGGCGCTCGCATTGGGCTGGCAGAGGAAATCAGACACATGTTCCATGTGGCCTGGCAAGATCCAGCAGACCCATATAAG GGTTTCAAGTATCTCTACCTCACACCTCAAGATTACAAGAAGGTTTCAGCCCTGAACTCTGTGCATTGTGAACACGTAGAGGATGAGGGAGAATCCAG GTACAAGATCACTGACATCATTGGAAAGGATGAAGGACTGGGTGTGGAGAATCTGAAAGGGTCTGGGATGATTGCTGGAGAATCCTCTCTGGCTTATGAGGAAATCATCACTATGAACCTG GTCACATGCCGAGCCATAGGAATTGGGGCCTATCTAGTGAGGCTTGGACAGCGAACCATCCAAGTGGACAACTCTCACATTATTCTTACTGGAGCTGGAGCACTCAACAAG GTGCTGGGCAGGGAGGTGTACACATCAAACAACCAACTTGGTGGAATTCAAATCATGCACAACAATGGTGTGACCCACTCTACTGTTTGTGATGATTTTGAGGGAGTCTTCACTCTTCTGCAGTGGCTGTCCTACATGCCCAAG tGTAAGTCTAGCCCAGTGCCCATCCTCAGTGCCAAGGATCCCATAGATCGGCCAGTGGAGTTTGTTCCAACCAAGGCTCCGTATGACCCTCGCTGGATGTTAGCAGGGCGTCCCAGCCAAA CTCCAAAGGGTTCCTGGCAGAGTGGTTTCTTTGACCATGGCTCCTTCATGGAGATCATGCAGCCATGGGCCCAGAGTGTGGTGGTAGGCAGAGCCAG ACTGGGTGGTATACCTACTGGAGTGGTTGCTGTGGAAACCAGGTCAGTAGAGCTGTCGATCCCAGCCGATCCAGCCAATTTGGACTCGGAGGCGAAG ATCATCCAGCAGGCGGGGCAGGTGTGGTTCCCAGATTCTGCTTTCAAAACAGCCCAGGCCATTAAGGACATGAACCGAGAGGGCCTGCCTCTCATAGTGTTTGCCAACTGGAGGGGCTTTTCTGGAGGAATGAAAG ATATGTATGACCAAGTGCTGAAGTTTGGGGCCTACATCGTAGACGGGCTGAGGGAATACAAGCAGCCGGTACTGGTTTATATTCCCCCGCAGGCTGAACTGAGAGGAGGCTCCTGGGTGGTCATAGATCCCACCATCAACCCTCGTCACATGGAGATGTACGCCGACAAGGACAGCCG AGGTGGAGTGTTAGAGCCTGAAGGAACAGTAGAGATCAAGTTCAGGAGGAAGGACCTGGTGAAGACCATGAGAAGAGTAGATCCAGTCTACACGGGCTTGGCTGAAAGACTGG GAACCCCGGAGCTGAGCCCCCCTGATCGTAAAGAGCTGGAGACCAAGCTGAAGGAGCGTGAGGAGTTTCTCCTGCCCATCTACCACCAGGTGGCTGTGCAGTTTGCAGACCTCCACGACACCCCAGGTCGCATGCAAGAGAAGGGTGTTATCACG GATATCCTGGAGTGGCAAACGTCGCGCCAGTTCTTCTACTGGCGTCTGCGGCGTCTGCTGCTTGAGGACACGGTGAAGAGGAAGATCCAAGTGGCCAACAGCGAGCTGACTGATGGCCAGATCCAGGCCATGCTGCGCCGCTGGTTTGTGGAGGCCGAGGGGGCTGTCAAG